A genomic region of Gossypium hirsutum isolate 1008001.06 chromosome D01, Gossypium_hirsutum_v2.1, whole genome shotgun sequence contains the following coding sequences:
- the LOC107922308 gene encoding neutral/alkaline invertase 3, chloroplastic, with translation MGTSEAVLHVLSGAVPQFLSSDMCSSNSDLVFYSKCHIKSVKKKGSRRLPSLKCSSMSGCQIGSYRCKRLGGGLHGNTAIDRLTLLRCKCQQAESASGVDTGEGNGAWFVDNAKKLNLNGSMNSEDILEFKTVEQLKRENEVSMSNGKVGTGTNTIFTGGVDSVEDEAWELLRASMVYYCGSPVGTIAANDPTSSNVLNYDQVFIRDFIPSGIAFLLKGEYDIVRNFILHTLQLQSWEKTMDCHSPGQGLMPASFKVRTVPLDGDDSATEEVLDPDFGEAAIGRVAPVDSGLWWIILLRAYGKCSDDLSVQERVDVQTGIKMILRLCLADGFDMFPTLLVTDGSCMIDRRMGIHGHPLEIQALFYSALLCAREMLTPGDGSADLIRALNNRLVALSFHIREYYWIDMRKLNEIYRYKTEEYSYDAVNKFNIYPDQISPWLVEWMPNKGGYLIGNLQPAHMDFRFFSLGNLWAVVSGLATIDQSHAILDLIEAKWADLVAEMPFKICYPALEGQEWQIITGCDPKNTPWSYHNAGSWPTLLWQLTVACMKMNRPELAAKAVSVAEKRISKDKWPEYYDTKKARFIGKQSRLFQTWSIAGFLVAKLLLADPNAAKILTTEEDTELVNAFSCMISANPRRKRGPKRSKQTYIV, from the exons ATGGGAACTTCGGAGGCTGTTCTGCACGTTTTATCGGGGGCTGTCCCTCAGTTTTTAAGTAGTGATATGTGTTCTAGCAATTCGGATTTAGTTTTCTATTCTAAATGCCACATTAAGTCTGTGAAGAAAAAAGGGTCAAGGCGTTTGCCGTCCTTGAAGTGTTCTAGTATGTCGGGATGTCAAATAGGAAGCTATAGGTGTAAGCGACTAGGTGGTGGTTTGCATGGGAATACGGCAATTGACAGATTGACACTTCTTAGATGCAAATGCCAGCAAGCTGAAAGTGCAAGTGGAGTAGATACAGGCGAAGGAAATGGGGCGTGGTTTGTGGATAATGCaaagaaattgaatcttaatggtTCGATGAACTCGGAAGACATTCTGGAGTTCAAGACTGTTGAgcaattgaagagggaaaatgaAGTCTCAATGTCGAATGGTAAAGTGGGAACAGGCACAAACACCATTTTCACGGGTGGTGTAGATTCTGTTGAGGATGAAGCATGGGAGTTACTCCGGGCTTCTATGGTTTACTATTGTGGAAGTCCTGTTGGAACAATTGCTGCCAATGATCCCACAAGTTCCAATGTATTGAATTACGATCAGGTCTTTATTCGTGATTTCATACCTTCTGGCATTGCTTTCCTGTTAAAAGGAGAGTATGACATTGTCCGGAACTTCATACTTCATACTCTTCAGTTACAG AGTTGGGAGAAAACAATGGACTGTCATAGCCCTGGTCAGGGATTGATGCCTGCTAGTTTTAAAGTGCGCACAGTTCCTCTCGATGGTGATGATTCAGCAACGGAGGAGGTATTGGATCCCGACTTTGGAGAGGCAGCTATTGGCCGTGTTGCTCCTGTTGATTCTG GATTATGGTGGATTATATTATTACGGGCATATGGTAAATGTTCAGATGACCTTTCAGTTCAGGAGAGAGTTGACGTCCAAACTGGAATCAAGATGATCCTGCGGCTATGTCTTGCTGATGGTTTCGATATGTTTCCTACATTATTGGTTACTGATGGTTCTTGTATGATAGATCGCCGCATGGGAATTCATGGACACCCTCTGGAAATTcag GCACTTTTCTATTCAGCATTGTTATGTGCACGTGAAATGCTTACTCCGGGGGATGGATCAGCTGATCTTATTCGAGCATTGAATAACCGTCTGGTTGCTCTGTCGTTTCATATTCGGGAATATTATTGGATTGATATGAGAAAACTTAATGAAATTTACCGTTACAAGACTGAAGAGTATTCATATGATGCAGTTAATAAGTTCAACATTTATCCCGATCAAATCTCTCCTTGGTTGGTGGAATGGATGCCTAATAAAGGAGGCTACCTGATTGGGAATTTACAACCAGCACATATGGATTTTCGATTCTTTTCTCTAGGAAATTTGTGGGCCGTTGTGAGTGGTCTTGCAACGATTGATCAGTCTCATGCTATATTGGATCTCATTGAAGCTAAGTGGGCAGATTTGGTGGCAGAAATGCCATTTAAGATATGTTACCCGGCTCTTGAAGGTCAGGAGTGGCAGATCATCACTGGCTGTGATCCGAAGAACAC GCCTTGGTCTTACCACAATGCTGGTTCCTGGCCGACTCTACTCTGGCAG CTCACTGTCGCATGCATGAAGATGAATAGACCGGAACTTGCTGCAAAAGCTGTTTCAGTTGCTGAGAAACGCATATCCAAGGACAAATGGCCCGAGTACTATGATACTAAAAAGGCAAGGTTCATTGGAAAACAATCGCGACTGTTCCAAACCTGGTCTATTGCAGGATTTCTCGTGGCAAAACTTCTACTTGCAGATCCAAATGCAGCGAAAATTTTGACAACCGAAGAGGATACTGAGCTTGTCAATGCCTTCTCCTGCATGATCAGTGCCAACCCGAGAAGAAAACGTGGTCCCAAGAGATCGAAACAGACATACATCGTGTAA